The DNA segment GTTTATTATTAACAGATTTATTTCTTACTTGATAGGGTTGCATTGGTGCGATGGATGGTATGATGATAAAGGCTGTTGTCCCAGCTGAGTTGCATGAGGCATATCGCAATAGATTATGGCAAGTCTCCAGAATGTGTTGGCCATAATTGATTTCGATATgaagtttatatttatatacaatggATGGGAGGGCTCAGCCCATAACGCCCGTGTCTTATACCATGCAGCAAGTGATTCACAAGACCGTTTTCCATGTCCACCTGAgggtaaacattttttttttaacttttttaaatattataaagttctaCCTGAATTGATTTTCacttatattaattaaactatgtactttgaatttaaatgaaaatattggGTCAGTATTATCTTGTGGATTCAGCTTATCCATGCATTACGGGATTGCTGCCCCCTTATCCAAGAGAACGATATCATATGAGTAATCGGCACAACTAAAGGGAATTTCAAGAGTATAAAGATTATTTCAATTACTGTTGTTCAATGATTCGTAATATTATAGAACGAACTTTTAGTGTCATAAAAtaacatttcaaaatttttgaggTAATGCCTGGATATTCTGTTGGGCGGCAGGGACTAATTATTACAGCTTGTTATGCACTGCACAACTTTATTAGAATGGTGACCCTCGATGACTGGATATTTGAAAAATCTAGTAGGTTTGAGCTACCAACTATTGAGCTTGAGGATGGTGACGGGGCATCCTCATCTCGTAATATAGACACGACGATTGAAGCAAGCCACGCTATGGCGACAATTAGAGATGAGATTGCCATTTCTATGTGGGAAGTTAGGGATGGaaattgatattgttatttcaATTGGGATggtgtattaatatatgtatttttcaccAGGTTTGTGTACTTTGTTATTTTGGACATTTGATGTATTTTATGCTAACCCCGATACCAACATTATGAATGCTCTGTGGATTGCTCAATATTTCATTATGAAACTATTTGATTACTTATTTAACGAGAAATGATAGATGAGCTGAACTTTTGGATTCAAttggaaatttatttgtttatgtttacTTTATATTTaaggaatatatataacataaatgaggttgtgtttttttaacaaatattaataatggctaccaaaatatttgattaaaagaattttttttacacataaggtaaataaataaaggaagcagcaaaaaaaaaaaaaattgcaccattggtaaataaataaacaaaggaagtagcaaaaaaataaacaaaaaaaattaaccaaatggtttttctcaatttaaaaaaatataaaagttgaagcaatgggaaaaaaaaatttatactattggtaaataaataaacaaaagaagcataaaaaaaaaatggtcaaatggttttaaaacaaaaaaaaacttgcaCCATTggtaagtaaataaaaaaatgaagcagcaaaaaaaaaaaaaaaaattgaccaaatggggtctttttttttttttttttttttttttttttataaaaaaaagggaagtagcaaaagaaaaagatcaccattggtaaataaataaacaaaggaaatagcaatttttttttttgaccaaatggttaaaaaaaaaatgaaccggCAAAAAAATAGGATGCACCATTGGTaagtaaataaacaaataaaatattataaaaagtactgCAAGTACTTGTAGGTTTTATCATATTATAACTATCCTCTATTCAAACTAATTTCATCTAATTTCTGAAAACAAAtacatattttatctaatcttatcttatctcatctcatctcattttaaaagattttattttatcttatttcatatctaaaaaaaaacgAGGTCTTAGTTGTGATCATTTTAGACTATAGTTATCAGTTGAACGGGTCTTGCCACTAAGGCACGTGGGTTAGTTAAGGGGCAGTTGTTAGCCCATTTAGTTCATGCTTGTTTAGCTTAGAAGTTATTTTCTGTCACAATTTAATATACTGATGCATGTAATAAAATTACAACATTTTGTCCAGAAatttgaaatgtgttggatggATTTTTGGCTCCTCGAATTGCCAGTACATGTACTATCTTTATACTGTTAAGTCCATAACATCAAGCAACGGGTCTGATTGAACACCACCACTGCACCACCCACAATGGTTTCATCTGGTCCTTTTGATGCCACCGCACcaccctctctctctgatcCCACATTGTCTCTTTCTCTCCCAGTTCGAACAAGAATGCGATGTTTAAAAATGGGTCATGATATTTCTTTTTCCTCACAGATAAGTATTTCTCTCGcacatcctctctctctctctctctctctctctctctcttgaattTGTGTGTTCTAACCCTACCTCTTTTTGGTGATTAGTTTATCATTCGTGATATAGAGAGAAGTTAGGGGACGAGGATTTTGGGGCTTACCATTCGTGAAGAACTTTTTGAGGTCTACTGGGGTTATCTAGCGTCTGTTATAGCATATGTGTTCTTGGTTTGGTTTTACAAAATTTAGGATTTACGAATTGGTTGAGTTCAATCCGATTtgaggttttgtttttttgcctGGTTGATTTTAAGGGTTGAATCAGTTGTTCCTCTGCTTTAGGGGTTGATTTGGGACTATATCTGAATAGATTGGACTAAAATGTTAAATTGACTTCAATAGGATTTGGTTTTTACATTGATTTTAGGGGTTTACAAATTGGATGACCAGGAGTTGATTTGGAACTACATGCATTGAGTCGGTTGTTCCTTGTTTTGTTCCTCTGCGTGTAAATTTGTTATCATGATTTCATGGAATTTCAGTTGGTGTTATGGAAGATGCTGTATGTTTGCTTGACGTGGGTTTCACTGGTCTTAAGGCTATTAACTTGTAATTTATACAAGATTTTTTTGGTTCTTCTCACCTAGAATGCAACTTCTAGGCTCTAGACAACATCATATCTATTTCTCCAACGCTAGTGACTCACTATGGTGTCATTTGTGCGTTTATAAAAACACAGATCATGATTGCTCTAGCCTCAACATATATATCACACTTGAGGTCGCATgtagtttgattgtttttgtaaatcttgtatGCTTTTGAAAGCATGAAGCATCGACAACCTATGTACATGGTATGTTATTCTTTTTAAGGAAGTGTTGACCTGTTGGCATCCTTgcttcaattaattaatctactACATGCTGCAGACTAGCTTCCCCAAACCCAAGAACTTATATGGGCCAATTCATAGGCTGGGATTAAGAGTGCAATTCATGCCCTTGGTGTTGAGACTGTAATATTTGATGATAAGCTTTCAGTTGGGTTAGATTCCTGACTTTATTGTTATTATGTCTATAGCTATGCTTCCAATTTAGATTTTCTCTTCTGAAATGTGGTATTTTATCTTGTCAATATTGGCTCTTCCTACTTCCTAGTTTGCTCGAACCTGTTTTCaccaattatttatttgatttttttggttcTACTACTCTAAACTTTCCATGCCATATGGACTCCTGCCAATGGAACTTTGAAATTTCAACCATAAGCTGGTTTTTTGTAATTCGGCTTTGACTTTCAGTAAATTCAAGATTTCTGCTGCTTTGACCTTGCCCTGTTTTACAATGTAATTGCATAAAAGTATAGTACATTTTTGGAATAGTTTGATGTGTGGTTATTTCTTGATGGTTAAATGGACTCCTTTCTCTACACTTTTCTTTGGATCTTAGTTACTATCCCTATCATATATTGAAGTATGCTATGGGGCATGGTATGGGAGTTTGGTTTTAATTGATTGCTGAAACGTCAACTGCAAAGGAAGGATGGCTAGGCCTCGATTCCTATGGTTAGAGTATTCCCTATTATAAGCCTACTCAGATCAGAACTTAATATCTTTTACTAAGTTTATGTATTGGCCTGATCAAAGTACTCTTTTGGAGTTTAGAGTGAgccttaatttctttttaagtgtATACCTCCCTTAGAGGCAATTTACATATTATGGTGGAATAGGATTATGAGAAagtgattttcttttcttctcactCTCCTGTGCTTTTAATGCTTCTTCTACTCCTCTCTTCTCCAATCTCCGcagcttcttctcttcttctgttGTTTTCCTTTCAAGGCTTTGCAGTCCTACATCACACAATTGAAAACAGCCAAAGATatatctcatttttcttgtatatCAAATAGGTATTTCAATTTGACATagtttttagatattttgatttttttagtttttagatattttgattttttggttgttttttcctttttttttttttatttttttgataaggaaaaaaaaaccaaaaaataaagttgattttgtatatattttaattttttgtgtttgaaaaTGAAGTTAATTTAGGTTCATAGATGGATTTTATGTATTTCGATACATAGATTgttggaaattatgaaaatgaaaataaaaattatttcaaaaataaataaagaatgcatgaaaaatgtaggtaaaaaaattttaaaaaaaaatttattattatagagagcgAGATGGCTAACCCAATATAGAGTTTAAGTTTTGAGCGATTAGTCAAAAGCCAAAAAGTGGGATATAACCCAAACTTTGCCTAAACGAAGTCTAGAGTCCACATTATTTTGCATTAATTGAcattaaatttctaaataatttgAGTTGCAAATTTTGATGGTTGTGCAATTTCGAAGAAAATGAGTGCTTCTATGCTTGATTGCGGACCATGACGATATCCCAAATCAGGGTTTATCATTAATCTAAATAGATATGACATgctatttttattcaatcattaaTCTAAAATATCACTAGTGAATGAGAATACTCTCTGTTGATATGATTGAAAAACTTATAATtacttagagcattggcattagtttcattaaaatcatctataaaatttagctaaaattatatatttttcataaatccaaaaccATTTAAGTCATAACctcacattggattagtcaaaataataatataatattatttttttaataataagatttttaattttttttttcatattttgcaactaTACTAAcgatatgttaattaattatttaatttttacttaaattattgtGGGAAACGTGGGtctaatattttgaaataaatatcacttttaaatatcacttttgaatatgaaaaacgTGGGAAATATTATGGAGTAGTTGGGTAtgatattttagaataaaatattaattttgaatatgaacagtGATTCTTCAAATATGAAGAAATCTTTAGAAATAGTGTAGCTCATATTTGAAATTCTCACTTTTTGACTATTTTAATGTAGCTCATTTTATCTatattctttcaaattttgaggATGCACTGGCATTTGGCTAAACTTATATGTGTGATGGGTTGATCCAGATACTAATTGAAAAGCATGTAGGAAATTGTAAACTTATGTACAACTAAATCATAGTGTTTCTAGTAAAATTATTCTCAATGTCCAGGTTCTAAAGTAAAATTCTTTGAAATTCtgaaaatttgttatatatttgtAGAATTCATGGGCTTTTTGTTATATATCTTATATCCTGGAAATAATCTGCTAGAAACCTCATGAATTCTACATATTGCCTTAAAAGAAAAGCAATTCCATGCACTTCTAAGCTGAACTTTGGTTATAATATTTCTTCCATCACACAAATTTTTCCCAACCTAAGCAAAGATACAACCATTTACCAGTTTCTGTTCACATATTTTGTTGACTTGCTGTAATCTGGAATATGTTGGCAAGCAGTATATTGCATGCATCTTGCTGTCTACCATTTCATGCTTTGGatctttttgtttattgataTCGGATCAGTTCATTGTATTGGCTAGTTAAGCAGCATTAATAATAGAAGTTTTAGTGGTGGTTGTGTGTTTTCTGGGGAACCTGGTTGAGATCCTTGGCAAATTGATGAAGTACTTCTGCATCTAACACAAGTTATTTCTATGATATCAAGATTTCAACTTTGATGCTTTTTAACTTGATGTGATGAAATGAAGGTCAACATAAAAAGACAGGTCTTATTATTCATGCATTTTATTGTAAGGGCCATTCCCTTAAATTTCCGGGGGCCATGTATGTTTATGAAGAGTTGCCATTATAGCATATTAACAAACCGGTCAAGATTTCTATAATTTTCTTATCCAAATATTTTCAGCAATTCAGAGAGAGATAAACATAGGATGTGGACCTATGCACCGTGCAGTTTTAATACACAATAGGATCCACAAACTATATCTATATCTCTCCGAATTGTAGAAAGTATTAGACTAAAAAATGGTAAGAAATCCTGATACAGTACTACtacttcatttattttctaggTATCTAATGGCTTCCAAGAGATGTTCCCTTTTCAGCGGTTTGCCTATATAAACATCCATTCCAGCCTCAATTGTCTTTCTTGCTTCCTCATCAGTATGAGCAGTTAATGCAATGATTGGAGTATGGACACCGAAATGCTTCTCCATTTTCCTTATTTCCTCAGTTGCTTTATACCCATTCAGGATAGGCATCTgtcaaatacaaaaaatcatATATGATTTAGCTGGAAAGAGAAGATAAACAGATTGAATACAACAAACAAACCAATATTCAATGCTAAAACAAAGATATGATGATTTGGATGAGTTCAATAATCTTCAAATACAACAAGAAGAGCAGTGTAACTAAGAAAGGCAGTGGGATTTTAGAAGTGTTAAGGGAACCAAAATTGATAAGCTGTTACCTCACAGTCCATTAATATGTAATCATATGGAAGAGTCACAGAAGCTCCAGCTTTCCTTTGATCGTTTAAACATTTGGAAACCAGCTCTAAGGCTTCTTGCCCATTTTCACAGACTTCAACAGTTGCACCGAGCTTTACAAGTTGGGAGACAGTCAACCTGCGTATCAGTGCACTGTCCTCTACAACCAAGATTTTCTTTCCACTCAATAACAACTCATTACTTGGGTCACCGCATTCTTGTATTTCTTGCTCTCTTGGTGGATTTCCATGACTCCGATGACGTCTTGACTTGGGCCAAACATTGAATCTATTTTCCGTCTGTGACAAGACTGCTATCCCTTGAATCTCACTGCTGCTATGATGGTCTTGTAACTCTACTCGTCGAGACAAGTCTCTGGGAGACGGAGAATTCTCTGAATAAAACTGAGTCCTTGATGAACTGGGCTCTCCAGGCAATTTTCCAGCTTGTGACATTTTACCGCCAAACTCAGGAAGAAGTCCTACCACTTCATACAAACGGGAACCATGAAATGGTTTAGATATTATAATATCATTTGGATCGATCATAATGTCCtcatcatttctttttaaattgaaGCTACGCATCATTGGTTTGTCCAACCAGACAACCTTGCAACAAGTATTGTGAAGACCTCTCCTGAACTCGGCCACAATCCTACATATTTCTGGCAGTGGTCCAGCACTGGCATCAATCACAGTTAGAATGAAGTTTGATGCTAAACTAAGATTAGTCCTTTTGAAGATTGATGGTATATAGTCTGACCCACCCGTTGTGCTCCAAGGCACATCCTTTTCTGCAGCAATGGAGTCATTAGAAGCAGACCTGCTTAAGTTGTCACTTGGAGAACTCAAATCTGATTTTATCGCGTAGTGATGTGAAGGGCTTTGCCTGTTTTTTATCTTCTCGAGACTAGAAGAAAGATGATCCCATTGCTTGACAACTGATACTTTCATGCCTAAGTTCGACATGAATCTTCGCAACATCCTCCGACGCCCCTTACTTTGAATCAAGAGAACAACATTAGATGCCTTCATATTGGGGCTAGAGGTGAGAACTGTCGATTTTGGACTTGGAGTTCTGAGAGTCATCCTAGGAGTCATCCGAGGACTTGGGGCTGGACTGATTGAACCTGATAGATATGTGACGCCTCCCATTTCAAGGTCTTCTGCTTGTGCATTATCAGAAGAGGCTGTTTCACTTATAGTGAGCAAAACATTGAATCTAAAGCAAGTTCCCTTCTCCCCAACATTCTTGTCCACAATTCCAATATCTCCATGCATCAGACGTAcctaaatcataaaatttaaaaccataATGAATCATTTAAGGGATATTAGTCATGTATACAGATCACTAACTCACTAGCAAAATAAGATAGATAATCAAGCAGTTCAGGTAAATTTCGGAATTATATGAATCTAACCAGGTTATACTCTTCTTAACTGCACCATGCATCCAAATACAGTAGAATaattacaagaaaaaagaatttgatACAAGATTTTTCCATCTGAAATCAGTGATTAATCCATAAATTATCAAAAGGAAAGTTGTATTCCATAACCCAGGGGATTAAAAGCAAGAACAGAAGAATTTGACATTGTAACAAAGCCTTACCAGAGACTGAACAATGCCGAGTCCTAAGCCAGTGCCTTCTTCTCCAAGAGCCGTTTCTTTGACCTGAACGTAATTTTCGAATACTGAATGCTGCTTTTCTTTGGGAATTCCTTTGCCTGTGTCATCTACCTCAAATACAAATTCCATGGTATTTGGATCGTATTCCGCTGTATTCACGGCTTCAAGGTCATTATATCCCTGACTGTTCTTGTAAAAAAAGCAAGGCAAGCAGTTCCGTTTAGAAGCATTGGTTGAATTCTGCAAACTGGGTTTCCTAACCCAAGCTCGAATGGTTACATGCCCCTCAGAAGTAAATTTAACTGCATTGCTTAGTAAATTACACAGTATCTGTTTGAGTTTTCCCCTGTCACCTTTCACTTGGGAAAATCTTTTGGTGGAACCATCACAAGGATCCAATACCACATCTACTCCTTTTCTGATACCGACTGGATGATATAAATCAGCTACATCCTCAAGAAGTTTTTCCAAGTCAAATTCCTCTTCGTCAAGCGGCATCTTGCCTGCTTCAATTTTGCTTGTGTCGAGAATAGAATTCAAAATACCTAAACAGGTATAGAAATACATGCAAATATACAAATCATtaaagagaatatatatatgaaataagaacaatatgaTCATTACCTAGTGATCAGATATGAAAAGAGAAATATAACTAGCCATCAAAGTTACCTACCTAGAAGGTCATTTGCACAAGTATCCATTTGTCTTAAATTTGTATCCAATTCAGAACCAGGGGCGACATCATCATAGCACATCTCTATCAAACCAGTAATGCCTGCTAGTGCAGCACGAACATCATGGCTGGCACTAGCAAAGGCAAGGATCTTATTCATACTTTTCCTCTCTGCTTTTTGAGTTGCTTCCATCTGTTTTATGAGGTTAGCACACAAATGCATCTCTCGTTTGGCAGCTCTAACGATTGTAAACACAAAACTTAAGAGGAAAATAACCAATGTAACGATCAGAACTATAAGGAGCAACATCGCCACTTTCCTGCTCTTGTGGACAAGCCTGACTAATCCATTTTGGGGGGAAGCCAACACTGAGACCTGAAAAGGTATACAATTGTAAGTTATGAATATGTGATTAATTGTTTATTAACCCAAGTAATCAATGTACGGATGGTACATATATAGACTGTTTCCTAACTAGAAACATTAAGCTATTTGGGAGTAATATCCATGCCTTTACACCCAAAAAAAGAATCTATAAATTGACCATATATcgatatataataatgataacgagcatttaataattaattaggaaccctacttaaatataaatacaatcttgcctaaaatatatatgtatatataaatgtttttttGGATTAGGATTCTTTTGGAGTTCTTATActaatgaaaaatatagaaacATGAGACCGATTCGATAGACTTTATCTTTGACTTTATAAATTTGTCGAATAACATTAAAtgctaaataaatattaaaaatcctTTCATGTATGTATTTCTCTTTCACTCTAAGCCCAAACTCTCGGAAATCTTATCTCAATTTTCTCGTGATCAGCCaaagaaaaggggaaaaagatgGATTAATATATATTGACCTGCTAATTAAGAAAGAATACAATaatgaaagagagaaagaaagagagtaaTTGGATCCGCAGATGTGAGGTCCTTGATCATCAAATAACTCATTGACAGCGATGATCAGGAAATCAACACCAAGCATTCCAGCAAAAACAAATGTTCGATCTTCTCatggaaaaattatttgaatcatGTAGATGAAAAGGAGGTGCAAAGAATTAAAACATACCGATTGCACTCCCACTATATCAAGAGGCAAACAATAAAAAGTGTATTCAGTTTCCTGAATATTCAAAGTAGAAGCTCTTGGCGTGCCATCTTTTACGTTGCAGGAAATGTTCCCAATGCCCATTCGATCCCCATTTGGTTTCATCAATTGGAATGAAACCACGTTACCGGAAAGGACCAGATGACTGTTTGGGATCCCTTGGAACAGCACTTTCCCATCTTGGATAGCCAAAATATCCAATCTCCCGCCTCGAAGATCTATATCAGTGAAAATGGAAGTCAATGCTTTTACCGGAAACCCTAGCGAGAGAACTGATCCTCCATTGATTCTGGCTGAGTTAAGGAACACAGGAACTTGGGCACTGTTCAATCCAGTTTCCAACGAGGCATATCCACGAGTACTATTCAAGGCTTCTTGAAACCAGCTTTTGCTTTTCATGTTCAAGGGAGGGACTTCAATGGCTTCTCCATGTAACTTTCCTGTCTCATTGTTCACAGATTGCACGTACCAAACGTAGTTATTTCCAACGTTTGGAGCAGTACTTGAATCAAGCAGAAATGAGGAGGAGTTGGAGTACATGGAAAGAGTTTGACTGCCGTCGGTGTAGTATGAGAAAAATAAACCGTCCGATCCAATATAAGAGATTTGAGATAAATATGGAATTGTAGAGAATGCTTGAAACAGCACAGGAGCCATctggaaaattaaattaaaaaaaaatcagaaagaaATCCTTATTAGCTGTTTGTTTCCATGCATGGCTAATCCTATAATTAAATCAGAATCTTCAGATATATGAGAGGATCAGCAAATATAGATACAAACCCTAGTCTCAATCTCAGAGAATGAAAGTGCAGCTTCACCGACGGAAGAACCCAGAAATCTTGCTAAGTTCGTTGCAGATGAATTCAACGGACGTAAAAACTCTGCTTTGTTCGCAAATTCAGATTGCAACACGGAAGAAGGGAACTCGGCCTGTGAGCTCAAGTTGTTCTTCACTTGGCGCTCAATACGATTGACCAAAGCATGCCAACATGGGGTCAAAACCATGGGAAGTAGTAGCACTGCAAATGCCTGCATTGAGATCAGTCGTACCAATTAAAGTGATCAGTAGTGACTACTACAATAGCATGATTAATTTCATAACGTACTGTTTTTTTACCCATCAAGTTGTACTGAGATCGAaggaagaaaattatttataaaaatgagagagagagagagagagagagagagagagagagagagagagagagagagagagagagagagagagagagagagagagagagagagagagagaagttttattcatatgATCTTTTAAccttaattttaagttttaccaACAATTGATCAATTTATGAAACCGAATaagaatatctatatatatatatatatgtatataatctTTTCTCATTGTAATTTGCAGCAAATGATCATAATACGATTATTAAAAAGAGCAatactaccttttttttttttttaattaccatttcatgatgtggtattaatgattaaaaatttattagttatattttatttgtttgttaatCATTTGATGTCACATCAtgtaatgataataaataattaaaaaaatataaataaaatctttctaGTATATATGTATGGATATTAAAGAATTACcgggagaaagaaaaaacacacTGATCGTAACCCTGTCAATGCTTTGAATGACCTCATGGTTATATATTGGAGATCTTCAAGTTTTGATTAATCTGCattaaaaaaagcatcaatgCATGAGAAATATTATGATCAGTACTATATATGCATACAAAAGTAATTTAGCTCTATATTGATTTTGTGTAGATATAACTAGCTCTAATTGACTCTATCATGTGATTTCGTGCAGGTCCAACCAGTGTTGGCATCTAATTTGCAACGATTAGGAAGGCGCTGGAAAACCTGTGTCCCGACAATAAAAGGGTATCTTGCGGCGATATTACACCGCTGCAAGAACCTTTAATAATTAATCCTTGTGCTGCCGACTATCACACCACTTATATAGGGGCAAGATGACAAGACTAACATGTCGCCTCGCTAAACGGAATTGATGATGGGAAATAGGGGACACCATCCCTCGAGACTTGGAATCAGAAGATAATAAGAAGTACATTTATGTTGTTGCTAGTGGAAAGTACATTTATGGTTACTAGATAGTAAAAagtgttgtgaatagtaatgaaaaagtaataaaaaaaaataataaaataataataaataataaataataataaaataataaataatagtgaagcaTTTTGATAATATCTGATATACTTTCAGTATCCACATCTAGTGTTGGTATTTAAATAAGAAGACAGggcatttaaataataagagaCATGAGACATTCGTatttaatgataagatgagatcaaCATTCAGTGCCAAATGTCCCAAGGTCCCAATTAGAGGGCGAAATCGTTAAATAAGCATTTAATGTAGCATATAAAAGCATAAATTTGTCGTGACAACGCCCTTGACCAATGTCAAGGCACCGCTATAAATTATACTCTAGGAAACGAGGTACGTT comes from the Carya illinoinensis cultivar Pawnee chromosome 8, C.illinoinensisPawnee_v1, whole genome shotgun sequence genome and includes:
- the LOC122274153 gene encoding histidine kinase CKI1-like; translation: MVLTPCWHALVNRIERQVKNNLSSQAEFPSSVLQSEFANKAEFLRPLNSSATNLARFLGSSVGEAALSFSEIETRMAPVLFQAFSTIPYLSQISYIGSDGLFFSYYTDGSQTLSMYSNSSSFLLDSSTAPNVGNNYVWYVQSVNNETGKLHGEAIEVPPLNMKSKSWFQEALNSTRGYASLETGLNSAQVPVFLNSARINGGSVLSLGFPVKALTSIFTDIDLRGGRLDILAIQDGKVLFQGIPNSHLVLSGNVVSFQLMKPNGDRMGIGNISCNVKDGTPRASTLNIQETEYTFYCLPLDIVGVQSVSVLASPQNGLVRLVHKSRKVAMLLLIVLIVTLVIFLLSFVFTIVRAAKREMHLCANLIKQMEATQKAERKSMNKILAFASASHDVRAALAGITGLIEMCYDDVAPGSELDTNLRQMDTCANDLLGILNSILDTSKIEAGKMPLDEEEFDLEKLLEDVADLYHPVGIRKGVDVVLDPCDGSTKRFSQVKGDRGKLKQILCNLLSNAVKFTSEGHVTIRAWVRKPSLQNSTNASKRNCLPCFFYKNSQGYNDLEAVNTAEYDPNTMEFVFEVDDTGKGIPKEKQHSVFENYVQVKETALGEEGTGLGLGIVQSLVRLMHGDIGIVDKNVGEKGTCFRFNVLLTISETASSDNAQAEDLEMGGVTYLSGSISPAPSPRMTPRMTLRTPSPKSTVLTSSPNMKASNVVLLIQSKGRRRMLRRFMSNLGMKVSVVKQWDHLSSSLEKIKNRQSPSHHYAIKSDLSSPSDNLSRSASNDSIAAEKDVPWSTTGGSDYIPSIFKRTNLSLASNFILTVIDASAGPLPEICRIVAEFRRGLHNTCCKVVWLDKPMMRSFNLKRNDEDIMIDPNDIIISKPFHGSRLYEVVGLLPEFGGKMSQAGKLPGEPSSSRTQFYSENSPSPRDLSRRVELQDHHSSSEIQGIAVLSQTENRFNVWPKSRRHRSHGNPPREQEIQECGDPSNELLLSGKKILVVEDSALIRRLTVSQLVKLGATVEVCENGQEALELVSKCLNDQRKAGASVTLPYDYILMDCEMPILNGYKATEEIRKMEKHFGVHTPIIALTAHTDEEARKTIEAGMDVYIGKPLKREHLLEAIRYLENK